One genomic window of Ziziphus jujuba cultivar Dongzao chromosome 4, ASM3175591v1 includes the following:
- the LOC107415579 gene encoding protein FEZ isoform X1 produces the protein MDEKNEMDKIDDVMLPGFRFHPTDEELVGFYLKRKIQLRPLPLELIKQVDIYKYDPWDLPKLASTGEKEWYFYCPRDRKYRNSARPNRVTGAGFWKATGTDRPIYSSDGTKCIGLKKSLVFYRGRAAKGIKTDWMMHEFRLPSIPESPPKKLSDKSFPAHDSWAICRIFKKTNSMAQRALSHSWATPLPEISAPGLLTQATHCTQFSPENISCTTEIGSALQFYSNNDLQQNSTTTYSASDIPPSYKPNNLEICKPGNFPFLNEEIPNSFVFPGMEMSEPTKSSVDVASMLFNTGLIGNGRNNPSESIHFESQHQQFRGFSVNLAQNMQGNDIGTGEDDGEAGLKKDPRVAQVDNQCEAIRSIGFPFSLSPNDAWKPNLPWDSPPCPSEMSISYSTNKCYT, from the exons ATGGATGAGAAAAACGAAATGGATAAGATTGATGATGTAATGTTGCCTGGTTTCCGATTCCATCCTACTGATGAAGAGCTTGTGGGGTTTTATCTGAAGAGAAAGATTCAGCTCCGGCCACTTCCCCTTGAACTTATCAAGCAAGTGGACATTTACAAATATGATCCATGGGATCTTCCAA AGCTGGCAAGCACAGGGGAAAAGGAGTGGTACTTCTACTGTCCGAGGGACCGGAAATACCGAAATAGTGCAAGGCCAAACCGTGTCACAGGAGCTGGATTCTGGAAAGCCACTGGTACAGACCGGCCTATTTACTCCTCTGATGGAACCAAGTGCATCGGTTTGAAGAAGTCACTTGTTTTCTACAGAGGCAGGGCtgccaaaggtatcaaaaccgATTGGATGATGCACGAATTTCGTCTTCCTTCTATCCCCGAATCACCACCCAAGAAGCTTTCTGATAAAAGCTTTCCGGCCCAT GATTCATGGGCAATCTGTAGGATATTCAAGAAAACGAATTCCATGGCTCAAAGAGCTCTCTCTCATTCTTGGGCTACTCCATTGCCTGAAATTTCAGCACCTGGTTTGCTCACTCAAGCCACTCACTGTACTCAATTCAGTCCAGAAAATATCTCTTGCACAACTGAAATAGGTTCAGCCCTCCAGTTTTACAGCAACAATGACTTACAACAAAACTCTACCACCACCTACTCTGCTTCAGATATCCCCCCCTCTTACAAACCCAATAACCTTGAGATCTGTAAACCaggaaattttccatttttgaatgaAGAAATTCCCAATAGCTTTGTCTTCCCTGGAATGGAAATGTCAGAACCTACAAAGTCTTCAGTTGATGTGGCTTCTATGCTTTTTAACACTGGTTTGATTGGCAATGGAAGAAACAATCCCTCAGAGAGTATACACTTTGAAAGCCAACATCAGCAGTTTAGAGGGTTCTCTGTAAATTTGGCACAAAATATGCAGGGAAACGATATAGGAACAGGAGAGGATGATGGTGAAGCGGGTTTGAAGAAAGACCCACGTGTAGCTCAGGTCGATAACCAATGTGAAGCAATCCGATCCATTGGGTTTCCATTTAGTTTGTCTCCAAACGATGCTTGGAAGCCTAATCTGCCATGGGATTCACCACCCTGCCCTAGTGAGATGTCCATTAGCTATTCCACAAACAAATGCTACacctaa
- the LOC107415601 gene encoding DExH-box ATP-dependent RNA helicase DExH18, mitochondrial isoform X1, with the protein MARGPATSLLRIYASKKDMSKVRALLLNQYLSSFGKYDRSESQNPPFRPAFGVPNRPFSTSLINLARSKFPSQTPKCSGFETLVAKPFSSIVEDGNDDSVSSSALVDSDCEYDADVGKAIEFEHVNDNPACDSENSDKGVNMIESEDVNGGAHSGKSVGYKHVMHRNPVELYQELRNAEKGVKLRRSDWDTLQEIFRYLKRSGWASDQALAIYIGKAFFPTAVHNFQCFCFKRLSADIAGYVVSLGPSDAAVKFLFPIFVEFCLEEFPNEIKQFRSMIESADLTKPHTWFPFARAMKRKIIYHCGPTNSGKTYNALQRFMEAKKGIYCSPLRLLAMEVFDKVNANGVYCSLLTGQEKKYVPFSNHVACTVEMVSTDELYDVAIIDEIQMVADPYRGFAWTRALLGLKADEIHLCGDPSVLNIVRKICADTGDELHEQHYERFKPLVVEAKTLLGDLKNVRSGDCVVAFSRREIFEIKLAIEKQTKHRCCVIYGALPPETRRQQATLFNDKDNEYDVLVASDAVGMGLNLNIRRVVFYGLSKYNGDRTVPIPASQVKQIAGRAGRRGSCYPDGLTTTLHLDDLDYLIECLKQPFDDIKKVGLFPFFEQVELFAGQLPNVTFCQLLEKFGENCRLDGSYFLCRHDHIKKIANMLEKVPELSLEDRFNFCFAPVNIRDPKAMYHLLRFASAYGQKVPVNIAMGMPKGFARNDKELLDLETKHQVLSMYLWLSQHMKADTFPYKKKAEVMATDIAELLGQSLTNANWKPESRWTGKPKPQEKEKEDAYDRPRSLIKLYNKRRNDKSLKQEHSEKITAW; encoded by the exons ATGGCGAGAGGCCCTGCTACGTCTTTGCTTCGAATCTACGCTTCTAAAAAAGACATGTCCAAGGTTAGGGCATTGCTATTGAATCAATACCTCAGCTCTTTTGGGAAATATGACCGCTCGGAATCCCAAAATCCACCGTTCAGGCCCGCTTTTGGTGTCCCAAACCGTCCGTTTTCTACAAGTTTGATAAACCTAGCTCGTTCTAAATTTCCTTCGCAGACCCCAAAATGTTCTGGCTTTGAAACCCTTGTTGCGAAACCATTTTCGTCGATTGTCGAAGACGGGAACGACGATAGTGTGAGTAGCTCGGCGTTGGTTGATTCAGATTGTGAATATGACGCGGATGTTGGGAAAGCTATtgaatttgagcatgtaaatgaCAACCCTGCCTGTGATTCTGAAAATTCTGATAAAGGGGTTAATATGATAGAATCTGAGGATGTTAATGGCGGTGCTCATTCAGGGAAGAGTGTGGGGTATAAGCATGTTATGCATCGCAATCCCGTTGAATTGTATCAAGAGCTTCGCAATGCTGAAAAGGGTGTGAAGCTGAGACGGTCTGATTGGGATACTCTTCAAGAAATATTCCGTTACTTGAAAAGGTCAGGTTGGGCATCTGATCAAGCTCTTGCAATTTACATTGGCAAGGCATTTTTTCCTACCGCTGTGCATAATTTCCAGTGCTTTTGCTTCAAGAGACTTTCAGCTGATATTGCGGGTTACGTGGTGTCTCTTGGTCCATCTGATGCTGCAGTTAAGTTTCTGTTCCCTAtatttgtagaattttgtttggaAGAATTTCCTAATGAGATTAAGCAGTTTCGGAGCATGATTGAATCCGCGGATCTCACTAAGCCTCACACATGGTTCCCATTTGCGAGGGCCATGAAAAGGAAGATAATTTATCACTGTGGTCCGACCAATAGTGGTAAGACTTACAACGCTTTGCAACGATTTATGGAAGCAAAGAAAGGTATTTATTGCAGTCCTCTCAGGCTGTTGGCTATGGAAGTTTTTGACAAGGTTAATGCAAATGGGGTTTATTGTAGCCTTCTTACGGgtcaagaaaagaaatatgttCCATTCTCGAACCATGTTGCTTGTACAGTGGAAATGGTGTCAACTGACGAATTATACGATGTTGCCATTATTGATGAAATCCAGATGGTAGCAGACCCATATAGAGGTTTTGCATGGACACGAGCACTGCTTGGGCTGAAGGCTGATGAGATACATTTGTGTGGAGATCCTAGCGTGCTGAATATTGTTCgaaagatatgtgcagatactGGGGATGAGTTGCACGAGCAGCACTATGAGAGGTTTAAGCCATTAGTTGTTGAAGCCAAAACACTTTTGGGAGATCTAAAGAATGTACGGTCAGGGGACTGTGTGGTTGCGTTTTCGAGGAGAGAGATATTTGAGATTAAATTGGCCATTGAAAAGCAAACCAAACATCGTTGTTGTGTTATTTACGGCGCCTTGCCTCCTGAAACTCGCAGGCAGCAAGCAACTTTGTTCAATGATAAGGATAATGAATATGATGTGCTTGTTGCTAGTGATGCAGTGGGAATGGGTCTGAATCTTAATATTAGAAGGGTTGTATTTTATGGCCTTTCAAAATACAATGGTGATAGGACTGTTCCAATTCCAGCTTCACAGGTAAAGCAGATTGCTGGAAGAGCTGGTCGGAGAGGAAGCTGCTATCCAGATGGACTCACAACCACACTACATTTAGATGATTTGGACTACTTGATTGAGTGTCTGAAGCAACCTTTTGATGATATCAAGAAAGTAGGTCTCTTTCCCTTTTTTGAGCAGGTTGAGCTGTTTGCAGGGCAACTCCCTAATGTTACATTCTGCCAGCTACTTGAAAAATTTGGAGAAAATTGCCGTCTGGATGGGTCATACTTCTTGTGTCGACATGATCACATAAAGAAGATTGCCAACATGTTGGAAAAGGTCCCCGAATTATCTCTGGAAGATcgttttaatttctgttttgcCCCTGTTAATATCAGGGACCCAAAGGCTATGTACCATCTGCTACGTTTTGCTTCAGCTTACGGTCAGAAGGTTCCCGTCAATATTGCTATGGGCATGCCAAAGGGTTTTGCTCGCAATGATAAAGAGCTCTTGGATCTTGAGACTAAACATCAGGTGCTGTCTATGTATTTGTGGTTGTCACAGCACATGAAAGCGGATACATTTCCATATAAGAAGAAAGCCGAGGTGATGGCAACTGACATTGCTGAGTTATTAGGTCAGTCTCTCACTAATGCTAATTGGAAACCAGAGTCAAGGTGGACCGGGAAACCAAAACCTcaggagaaggagaaggaagatGCTTATGACAGGCCAAGGTCTCTGATCAAACTATATAATAA GAGGAGGAATGACAAATCCTTAAAACAAGAGCATTCGGAGAAAATAACTGCATGGTGA
- the LOC107415601 gene encoding DExH-box ATP-dependent RNA helicase DExH18, mitochondrial isoform X2 gives MARGPATSLLRIYASKKDMSKVRALLLNQYLSSFGKYDRSESQNPPFRPAFGVPNRPFSTSLINLARSKFPSQTPKCSGFETLVAKPFSSIVEDGNDDSVSSSALVDSDCEYDADVGKAIEFEHVNDNPACDSENSDKGVNMIESEDVNGGAHSGKSVGYKHVMHRNPVELYQELRNAEKGVKLRRSDWDTLQEIFRYLKRSGWASDQALAIYIGKAFFPTAVHNFQCFCFKRLSADIAGYVVSLGPSDAAVKFLFPIFVEFCLEEFPNEIKQFRSMIESADLTKPHTWFPFARAMKRKIIYHCGPTNSGKTYNALQRFMEAKKGIYCSPLRLLAMEVFDKVNANGVYCSLLTGQEKKYVPFSNHVACTVEMVSTDELYDVAIIDEIQMVADPYRGFAWTRALLGLKADEIHLCGDPSVLNIVRKICADTGDELHEQHYERFKPLVVEAKTLLGDLKNVRSGDCVVAFSRREIFEIKLAIEKQTKHRCCVIYGALPPETRRQQATLFNDKDNEYDVLVASDAVGMGLNLNIRRVVFYGLSKYNGDRTVPIPASQVKQIAGRAGRRGSCYPDGLTTTLHLDDLDYLIECLKQPFDDIKKVGLFPFFEQVELFAGQLPNVTFCQLLEKFGENCRLDGSYFLCRHDHIKKIANMLEKVPELSLEDRFNFCFAPVNIRDPKAMYHLLRFASAYGQKVPVNIAMGMPKGFARNDKELLDLETKHQVLSMYLWLSQHMKADTFPYKKKAEVMATDIAELLGQSLTNANWKPESRWTGKPKPQEKEKEDAYDRPRRRNDKSLKQEHSEKITAW, from the exons ATGGCGAGAGGCCCTGCTACGTCTTTGCTTCGAATCTACGCTTCTAAAAAAGACATGTCCAAGGTTAGGGCATTGCTATTGAATCAATACCTCAGCTCTTTTGGGAAATATGACCGCTCGGAATCCCAAAATCCACCGTTCAGGCCCGCTTTTGGTGTCCCAAACCGTCCGTTTTCTACAAGTTTGATAAACCTAGCTCGTTCTAAATTTCCTTCGCAGACCCCAAAATGTTCTGGCTTTGAAACCCTTGTTGCGAAACCATTTTCGTCGATTGTCGAAGACGGGAACGACGATAGTGTGAGTAGCTCGGCGTTGGTTGATTCAGATTGTGAATATGACGCGGATGTTGGGAAAGCTATtgaatttgagcatgtaaatgaCAACCCTGCCTGTGATTCTGAAAATTCTGATAAAGGGGTTAATATGATAGAATCTGAGGATGTTAATGGCGGTGCTCATTCAGGGAAGAGTGTGGGGTATAAGCATGTTATGCATCGCAATCCCGTTGAATTGTATCAAGAGCTTCGCAATGCTGAAAAGGGTGTGAAGCTGAGACGGTCTGATTGGGATACTCTTCAAGAAATATTCCGTTACTTGAAAAGGTCAGGTTGGGCATCTGATCAAGCTCTTGCAATTTACATTGGCAAGGCATTTTTTCCTACCGCTGTGCATAATTTCCAGTGCTTTTGCTTCAAGAGACTTTCAGCTGATATTGCGGGTTACGTGGTGTCTCTTGGTCCATCTGATGCTGCAGTTAAGTTTCTGTTCCCTAtatttgtagaattttgtttggaAGAATTTCCTAATGAGATTAAGCAGTTTCGGAGCATGATTGAATCCGCGGATCTCACTAAGCCTCACACATGGTTCCCATTTGCGAGGGCCATGAAAAGGAAGATAATTTATCACTGTGGTCCGACCAATAGTGGTAAGACTTACAACGCTTTGCAACGATTTATGGAAGCAAAGAAAGGTATTTATTGCAGTCCTCTCAGGCTGTTGGCTATGGAAGTTTTTGACAAGGTTAATGCAAATGGGGTTTATTGTAGCCTTCTTACGGgtcaagaaaagaaatatgttCCATTCTCGAACCATGTTGCTTGTACAGTGGAAATGGTGTCAACTGACGAATTATACGATGTTGCCATTATTGATGAAATCCAGATGGTAGCAGACCCATATAGAGGTTTTGCATGGACACGAGCACTGCTTGGGCTGAAGGCTGATGAGATACATTTGTGTGGAGATCCTAGCGTGCTGAATATTGTTCgaaagatatgtgcagatactGGGGATGAGTTGCACGAGCAGCACTATGAGAGGTTTAAGCCATTAGTTGTTGAAGCCAAAACACTTTTGGGAGATCTAAAGAATGTACGGTCAGGGGACTGTGTGGTTGCGTTTTCGAGGAGAGAGATATTTGAGATTAAATTGGCCATTGAAAAGCAAACCAAACATCGTTGTTGTGTTATTTACGGCGCCTTGCCTCCTGAAACTCGCAGGCAGCAAGCAACTTTGTTCAATGATAAGGATAATGAATATGATGTGCTTGTTGCTAGTGATGCAGTGGGAATGGGTCTGAATCTTAATATTAGAAGGGTTGTATTTTATGGCCTTTCAAAATACAATGGTGATAGGACTGTTCCAATTCCAGCTTCACAGGTAAAGCAGATTGCTGGAAGAGCTGGTCGGAGAGGAAGCTGCTATCCAGATGGACTCACAACCACACTACATTTAGATGATTTGGACTACTTGATTGAGTGTCTGAAGCAACCTTTTGATGATATCAAGAAAGTAGGTCTCTTTCCCTTTTTTGAGCAGGTTGAGCTGTTTGCAGGGCAACTCCCTAATGTTACATTCTGCCAGCTACTTGAAAAATTTGGAGAAAATTGCCGTCTGGATGGGTCATACTTCTTGTGTCGACATGATCACATAAAGAAGATTGCCAACATGTTGGAAAAGGTCCCCGAATTATCTCTGGAAGATcgttttaatttctgttttgcCCCTGTTAATATCAGGGACCCAAAGGCTATGTACCATCTGCTACGTTTTGCTTCAGCTTACGGTCAGAAGGTTCCCGTCAATATTGCTATGGGCATGCCAAAGGGTTTTGCTCGCAATGATAAAGAGCTCTTGGATCTTGAGACTAAACATCAGGTGCTGTCTATGTATTTGTGGTTGTCACAGCACATGAAAGCGGATACATTTCCATATAAGAAGAAAGCCGAGGTGATGGCAACTGACATTGCTGAGTTATTAGGTCAGTCTCTCACTAATGCTAATTGGAAACCAGAGTCAAGGTGGACCGGGAAACCAAAACCTcaggagaaggagaaggaagatGCTTATGACAGGCCAAG GAGGAGGAATGACAAATCCTTAAAACAAGAGCATTCGGAGAAAATAACTGCATGGTGA
- the LOC107415579 gene encoding protein FEZ isoform X2: MIHGIFQEELASTGEKEWYFYCPRDRKYRNSARPNRVTGAGFWKATGTDRPIYSSDGTKCIGLKKSLVFYRGRAAKGIKTDWMMHEFRLPSIPESPPKKLSDKSFPAHDSWAICRIFKKTNSMAQRALSHSWATPLPEISAPGLLTQATHCTQFSPENISCTTEIGSALQFYSNNDLQQNSTTTYSASDIPPSYKPNNLEICKPGNFPFLNEEIPNSFVFPGMEMSEPTKSSVDVASMLFNTGLIGNGRNNPSESIHFESQHQQFRGFSVNLAQNMQGNDIGTGEDDGEAGLKKDPRVAQVDNQCEAIRSIGFPFSLSPNDAWKPNLPWDSPPCPSEMSISYSTNKCYT, encoded by the exons ATGATCCATGGGATCTTCCAA GAAGAGCTGGCAAGCACAGGGGAAAAGGAGTGGTACTTCTACTGTCCGAGGGACCGGAAATACCGAAATAGTGCAAGGCCAAACCGTGTCACAGGAGCTGGATTCTGGAAAGCCACTGGTACAGACCGGCCTATTTACTCCTCTGATGGAACCAAGTGCATCGGTTTGAAGAAGTCACTTGTTTTCTACAGAGGCAGGGCtgccaaaggtatcaaaaccgATTGGATGATGCACGAATTTCGTCTTCCTTCTATCCCCGAATCACCACCCAAGAAGCTTTCTGATAAAAGCTTTCCGGCCCAT GATTCATGGGCAATCTGTAGGATATTCAAGAAAACGAATTCCATGGCTCAAAGAGCTCTCTCTCATTCTTGGGCTACTCCATTGCCTGAAATTTCAGCACCTGGTTTGCTCACTCAAGCCACTCACTGTACTCAATTCAGTCCAGAAAATATCTCTTGCACAACTGAAATAGGTTCAGCCCTCCAGTTTTACAGCAACAATGACTTACAACAAAACTCTACCACCACCTACTCTGCTTCAGATATCCCCCCCTCTTACAAACCCAATAACCTTGAGATCTGTAAACCaggaaattttccatttttgaatgaAGAAATTCCCAATAGCTTTGTCTTCCCTGGAATGGAAATGTCAGAACCTACAAAGTCTTCAGTTGATGTGGCTTCTATGCTTTTTAACACTGGTTTGATTGGCAATGGAAGAAACAATCCCTCAGAGAGTATACACTTTGAAAGCCAACATCAGCAGTTTAGAGGGTTCTCTGTAAATTTGGCACAAAATATGCAGGGAAACGATATAGGAACAGGAGAGGATGATGGTGAAGCGGGTTTGAAGAAAGACCCACGTGTAGCTCAGGTCGATAACCAATGTGAAGCAATCCGATCCATTGGGTTTCCATTTAGTTTGTCTCCAAACGATGCTTGGAAGCCTAATCTGCCATGGGATTCACCACCCTGCCCTAGTGAGATGTCCATTAGCTATTCCACAAACAAATGCTACacctaa